DNA sequence from the Streptomyces cinnabarinus genome:
CGCCACCGCCCTCGGCCAGGAGCCCTGGACCCCGCGTGAGCGCGCCGACCGGCTCGCCGAGTTCGTCCCGCTCCTGGACCGCCTCCTCACCGAGGACGCCGTCTCCTACGAGGGCGACTTCTACTCCGCCCACGAGGCCCGCAACATCCCCGGCTGCGTCCAGCGGCCCCGGCTGCCCTTCGCGGTCGCCGCGACCGGCACGCGCGGACTGCGGCTCGCCGCCCGTCACGGACAGGCCTGGGTGACCACCGGCGACCCCAAGCTGTACGAGAACGGCACTCCTGAACAGTCGGTTCAAGCCATTCGCGGACAGATCGAGAAGCTGGCCGACGCCTGCGCCGCGATCGGCCGGGACATGACCGCGATGGACAAGATCCTGCTCACCGGATTCACCCCCGACCGGGCCCGTCCGCTGCGGTCCCTCGACGCGTTCGTGGACTTCGCGGGCCGCCACCGCGAGCTGGGCTTCACC
Encoded proteins:
- a CDS encoding LLM class flavin-dependent oxidoreductase, whose translation is MSLRLSTVILPYRRWHEGSREAWQRAEQLGFHTAYTYDHLSWRSFRDGPWFGAVPTLTAAAAVTDHLRLGTLVTSPNFRHPVTLAKELISLDDVSGGRITLGIGAGGTGFDATALGQEPWTPRERADRLAEFVPLLDRLLTEDAVSYEGDFYSAHEARNIPGCVQRPRLPFAVAATGTRGLRLAARHGQAWVTTGDPKLYENGTPEQSVQAIRGQIEKLADACAAIGRDMTAMDKILLTGFTPDRARPLRSLDAFVDFAGRHRELGFTEIVIHWPIPDSDFATDEKIFEQIAMEASAQLK